One Malus sylvestris chromosome 14, drMalSylv7.2, whole genome shotgun sequence DNA segment encodes these proteins:
- the LOC126598473 gene encoding dof zinc finger protein DOF5.6-like, whose product MGHNSLQVCMDSSDWLQGTIREDSPMDSSSPLSGDMLTCSRPLVERRLRPQHEQALKCPRCDSTHTKFCYYNNYSLSQPRYFCKTCRRYWTKGGTLRNIPVGGGCRKNKKVSSKKPNDQSPSSLMNQHHHPGSSSSSISHIPTDLHLSFPDQMQFSHLNNLMLGSNMNPSSFMDISNPRPIDFMESKLEAIVGTARNYDFMGGGADLGMMGGYGNNMGGVSHGLEHQSSFHGICSSPFGMSSIDGQNGNFMDSCQRLMLPYDQANHEDHHQINAMDVKPNTKLLSLEWQDQAGCSDLGKDSFGYLNGLGSWSNVMNSYAPSTTNPLV is encoded by the exons ATGGGTCATAATTCTCTGCAAGTTTGCATGGATTCATCTGACTGGCTACAG GGAACGATTCGCGAGGACTCTCCGATGGACTCGTCCTCGCCGTTATCCGGTGACATGTTAACGTGCTCGAGGCCGTTGGTCGAGCGGAGGCTGAGGCCCCAGCATGAACAAGCCCTCAAGTGCCCTAGGTGCGATTCCACCCACACCAAGTTTTGCTACTACAACAACTACAGCCTCTCCCAACCTAGGTACTTTTGCAAGACCTGCAGAAGGTACTGGACCAAAGGCGGGACGCTCAGAAACATCCCCGTCGGCGGCGGGTGTAGAAAGAACAAGAAAGTTTCTTCCAAGAAACCCAATGATCAGAGCCCTTCATCGTTGATGAACCAACACCACCACCCTGGATCATCTTCGTCGTCGATATCTCACATCCCAACTGATCTCCACCTTTCTTTTCCTGATCAGATGCAGTTCTCACACCTCAATAACTTGATGCTTGGAAGTAATATGAACCCTAGTAGCTTCATGGACATTAGTAACCCTAGACCTATTGATTTCATGGAGAGCAAGTTGGAGGCTATAGTGGGGACTGCCAGGAACTATGATTTCATGGGGGGTGGTGCTGATTTGGGTATGATGGGTGGATATGGAAATAATATGGGTGGAGTTAGTCATGGATTAGAACATCAGTCAAGCTTTCATGGCATTTGCTCATCTCCATTTGGGATGTCATCAATTGATGGGCAGAATGGTAATTTCATGGACAGTTGCCAGAGGTTAATGTTGCCGTATGATCAAGCAAATCATGAGGATCATCATCAAATTAATGCAATGGATGTGAAACCAAACACGAAGCTCTTATCACTTGAGTGGCAAGACCAAGCTGGTTGCTCTGACCTTGGAAAGGACTCATTTGGGTACCTCAATGGCCTAGGATCATGGAGCAATGTGATGAACAGTTATGCCCCCTCCACAACAAATCCATTAGTCTAA